The following coding sequences are from one Helicobacter sp. 12S02232-10 window:
- the recJ gene encoding single-stranded-DNA-specific exonuclease RecJ — MENILAQRFKDDAFTSLKQLPHPYEFKDAQIAATIISEGIKNNRKILVVGDYDVDGITSCVIMMRFFDIIGYQNISYIIPNRFSDGYGISKTIVEKNPADIVITVDNGISAFETGEYCKKNKISFIITDHHTLKDILPEADAIINPQQTDCNFPQKEVCGATLSWYLCNAIKIKMGLEISLVSLLDLVCIATIADMMPLVKINKLLVKTGLKKFIESDAIPNQILKNGLKTKNITAQDIAYSIAPLINSAGRMGDGNLAAKFFLEKDKEIAQKLYQDLNRLNQERKMTAQNILELAKNTSLVGKNCVIAYGKDWHEGVLGIVAANLSQNYNRPAIVLNQKDDKLKGSARSYGNINLIEALNAHSRFFTQFGGHAKAIGLQLEQKNLEPFFEALKDFEMPETEEKEPNENLGILNPDDIDNELLKILEQFEPYGQGNPQPGFICNNLRIASSKVLKSLHQQLEFNISYRKQKAMSFFCETFYKENEQVNISFHLQRDSFSGAPLMILKTITKCLL, encoded by the coding sequence GTGGAAAATATTTTAGCCCAAAGATTTAAAGACGATGCATTTACATCTCTCAAACAACTCCCCCACCCTTATGAATTCAAAGATGCTCAAATTGCTGCTACCATCATATCAGAAGGCATAAAAAACAATCGAAAAATCTTAGTTGTGGGAGATTATGATGTTGATGGCATCACATCTTGCGTAATTATGATGCGATTTTTTGATATCATCGGCTATCAAAACATCAGCTATATTATTCCCAATCGCTTTAGCGACGGTTATGGAATCAGCAAAACTATTGTGGAAAAAAATCCCGCCGACATTGTCATTACCGTTGATAATGGCATCAGTGCATTTGAAACTGGGGAATATTGCAAAAAAAATAAAATTTCTTTTATCATTACCGATCATCATACCCTTAAAGACATTCTTCCTGAAGCTGATGCAATCATTAATCCCCAACAAACTGATTGTAATTTTCCTCAAAAAGAAGTTTGTGGTGCCACATTGTCTTGGTATTTATGCAATGCTATCAAGATAAAAATGGGATTAGAGATCTCTTTGGTTTCATTGCTTGATTTAGTCTGTATTGCAACGATTGCTGATATGATGCCACTTGTAAAAATCAATAAACTTTTGGTTAAAACAGGTCTGAAAAAATTTATCGAATCTGATGCAATTCCTAATCAAATACTCAAAAACGGATTGAAAACAAAAAACATTACCGCTCAAGACATTGCCTACTCTATAGCCCCTCTCATCAACAGCGCTGGTAGAATGGGGGATGGAAATCTGGCCGCAAAATTTTTCCTTGAAAAAGATAAAGAAATCGCACAAAAACTATATCAAGACTTAAACAGACTCAATCAAGAGAGAAAAATGACTGCTCAAAATATTTTGGAACTCGCCAAAAATACCTCCTTAGTCGGAAAAAACTGCGTGATTGCCTATGGAAAAGATTGGCACGAGGGAGTGTTAGGTATTGTTGCAGCAAATCTTTCTCAAAACTACAATAGACCTGCAATCGTATTGAATCAAAAAGACGACAAACTCAAAGGAAGTGCTCGTAGCTATGGAAATATCAATTTGATTGAAGCACTCAATGCTCATTCAAGATTTTTTACACAATTTGGAGGACACGCCAAAGCCATCGGACTTCAGTTAGAACAAAAGAACTTAGAGCCATTCTTTGAGGCTCTCAAGGATTTTGAAATGCCTGAAACTGAAGAAAAAGAGCCGAATGAAAATCTGGGGATTTTGAACCCCGATGATATTGATAATGAACTCCTGAAAATACTTGAACAATTTGAACCTTATGGACAGGGAAATCCGCAACCTGGCTTCATATGCAACAATTTAAGAATCGCTTCAAGTAAAGTGCTCAAATCGCTTCATCAGCAGTTAGAGTTCAATA
- the pyrG gene encoding CTP synthase (glutamine hydrolyzing): MKQTKYIFVTGGVLSSLGKGISSSSIATLLKHSGHQVSILKIDPYINVDPGTMSPLEHGEVFVTFDGAETDLDIGHYERFLNKDFSKQNNFTTGQIYLSVIENERHGKYLGKTIQIVPHIVDEIKNRIKIAGSGSDFLVVELGGTVGDMEGMPYLEAMRQMKHELGNDLVISIHVTLIPLIKAAGELKTKPTQHSVQELRRIGISPQIILARCEKPLSKELKKKLALSCDVDDDSVIVAEDAESIYKCPINFLKEDILTPIARRFKLGELKPKMDEWDILVKKIISPKDSITIGFVGKYLTLKESYKSLTEALTHAGANTDTRVNIKWIDSENLSLETLFTLDDVDGILIPGGFGERGVKGKIEAIKYAREKKIPFLGICLGMQLSIVEFARNVLGIKDADSTEFQPDTKNPFIYLIEDFIDQQGKEQIRTHQSPMGGTMRLGEYECKIKQGTKLSKAYSERPIIKERHRHRYEANPKYRKDLEKNGMIISGESSNGLIEAVEISNHPFFVGVQFHPEFTSRLQNPNPIILEFVKKSLEFQNK, encoded by the coding sequence ATGAAACAAACAAAATATATATTCGTCACAGGAGGCGTATTAAGCTCTCTTGGAAAGGGTATTTCTTCCTCTTCAATCGCAACGCTGCTAAAACATTCGGGGCATCAGGTTTCCATTTTAAAAATCGATCCCTATATCAATGTAGATCCTGGCACAATGAGTCCCTTAGAGCACGGGGAAGTATTTGTCACTTTTGATGGGGCTGAAACTGACCTTGACATTGGACATTATGAGAGATTTTTGAATAAAGATTTCTCCAAGCAAAACAACTTTACAACAGGGCAAATCTATCTCTCTGTCATCGAAAATGAAAGACATGGTAAATATCTAGGAAAAACCATTCAAATCGTACCTCATATTGTAGATGAAATAAAAAACAGAATCAAGATCGCAGGCTCAGGGAGTGATTTTTTGGTCGTTGAGCTAGGGGGAACGGTTGGAGATATGGAAGGAATGCCCTATTTGGAAGCGATGAGACAAATGAAGCACGAACTTGGAAATGATCTTGTCATTAGTATTCACGTAACGCTTATCCCTCTAATCAAGGCAGCCGGAGAGTTAAAAACAAAACCGACACAACATTCTGTCCAAGAACTCAGGCGTATCGGCATTTCTCCACAAATTATTTTAGCGCGTTGCGAAAAACCTTTAAGCAAAGAATTGAAAAAAAAGCTTGCCTTGAGTTGCGATGTAGATGATGATAGCGTGATTGTGGCTGAAGATGCCGAAAGTATTTATAAATGCCCGATCAATTTCTTAAAAGAGGATATTCTCACCCCGATTGCAAGACGCTTCAAGCTCGGTGAGTTAAAACCAAAAATGGATGAATGGGATATATTGGTCAAAAAAATCATTTCCCCTAAAGACTCCATCACCATTGGCTTTGTCGGCAAATACCTCACTCTCAAAGAATCCTATAAATCCCTCACAGAAGCCCTTACACACGCAGGAGCAAATACCGATACGCGTGTAAATATAAAATGGATAGACAGCGAAAATCTCTCTTTAGAGACTCTTTTTACTCTTGATGATGTCGATGGCATACTCATTCCAGGTGGATTTGGGGAAAGAGGCGTAAAAGGCAAAATTGAAGCTATCAAATATGCAAGGGAAAAAAAGATACCTTTCTTAGGGATTTGTTTGGGAATGCAGCTTTCTATTGTCGAGTTTGCTAGAAATGTATTGGGAATCAAAGACGCTGACTCCACAGAGTTTCAGCCCGATACAAAAAATCCTTTTATCTACTTGATTGAAGACTTTATTGACCAACAGGGAAAAGAACAAATTCGCACCCATCAATCACCTATGGGGGGGACGATGAGACTAGGCGAATACGAATGCAAAATCAAACAAGGCACAAAACTATCCAAAGCCTATAGTGAACGACCTATCATCAAAGAGCGTCACCGACACCGATATGAAGCCAATCCCAAATATAGAAAAGATCTTGAAAAAAACGGGATGATTATCAGCGGGGAATCTTCAAATGGACTGATCGAAGCTGTAGAAATTAGCAATCATCCATTTTTCGTCGGTGTGCAGTTCCATCCTGAATTTACCTCAAGGTTACAAAACCCCAACCCTATTATCTTAGAATTCGTTAAAAAATCTTTGGAATTTCAAAACAAATGA
- a CDS encoding M48 family metallopeptidase produces MLYLSGLIFIIFYTLPSLVLAYLQFRHIEFRLKQTPVILSAKDYCEAGRYSLEKLKVSMVQNIVELFVFLFWISVGFWLLQGIFETLGFSERISSLAFVLVFLSVGFIISLPTSFYTTMVLDKKFGFSKNTLGLFFKDALKSFAMLIFIGGTLVFLLLEVIKRFSYWWLEGFFLLFIFTILVNVLYPMLIAPIFNKFTPLNDNLLREKIEAMMQKVGFKSSGIFVMDASKRDGRLNAYFGGLGKSKRVVLFDTLLEKVSQEGLLSILGHELGHFKHKDIFKNIFIIGILLFIVFFIAGNLPETFFESMGVSANPAVTITFLILIVPVISFLMMPIIGYFSRKAEYRADEFGAKLTSKYCLAEALIRIVNENKAFPCSHPAYIFFYYTHPPLLKRLEALDYHMEK; encoded by the coding sequence ATGCTTTATTTATCGGGATTGATATTTATTATTTTTTACACGCTCCCAAGCCTTGTGTTGGCTTATTTGCAGTTCAGACATATTGAATTTAGGTTAAAGCAAACGCCTGTAATTTTATCTGCGAAAGACTATTGTGAAGCGGGCAGATATTCCTTAGAAAAGTTAAAAGTTTCTATGGTTCAAAATATTGTCGAACTTTTTGTCTTTTTATTTTGGATTAGCGTTGGGTTTTGGTTGCTTCAGGGTATTTTTGAAACATTGGGATTTTCAGAGAGGATAAGTTCTTTGGCTTTTGTGTTGGTGTTTTTGAGTGTAGGGTTTATCATTTCTTTGCCAACGAGTTTTTATACGACGATGGTTTTGGATAAAAAATTCGGCTTCAGTAAAAATACTTTGGGATTGTTTTTTAAAGACGCTTTAAAAAGCTTTGCAATGTTGATATTCATTGGAGGAACATTGGTATTTTTATTGCTTGAAGTGATAAAAAGATTCTCTTATTGGTGGCTTGAGGGCTTTTTTTTACTTTTTATTTTTACGATTTTGGTAAATGTTTTGTACCCGATGTTGATTGCTCCGATTTTCAATAAATTTACACCGCTTAATGACAATCTTTTGCGAGAAAAAATAGAGGCAATGATGCAAAAAGTTGGTTTTAAAAGTAGTGGGATTTTCGTGATGGATGCTAGTAAGCGAGATGGGAGATTGAATGCCTATTTTGGGGGCTTAGGGAAGTCTAAGCGAGTTGTATTATTTGATACTTTGCTTGAAAAGGTTTCTCAGGAGGGGTTGCTTTCGATTTTAGGTCACGAATTGGGGCATTTTAAGCACAAGGATATTTTTAAAAATATTTTCATCATCGGGATTCTTTTATTTATCGTTTTTTTTATTGCAGGAAATTTGCCTGAAACATTTTTTGAGTCAATGGGAGTTTCTGCAAATCCTGCTGTAACGATTACATTTTTAATTCTCATCGTTCCTGTGATTTCATTTTTAATGATGCCAATTATAGGTTATTTCAGTCGAAAAGCCGAATATAGAGCCGATGAATTTGGAGCAAAGCTTACAAGTAAATATTGTTTGGCTGAGGCCTTGATTCGCATCGTAAATGAAAATAAGGCATTCCCTTGTTCTCATCCTGCCTATATATTTTTCTATTATACCCATCCGCCGCTATTAAAGAGACTAGAAGCTTTGGATTATCATATGGAGAAATGA